Sequence from the bacterium genome:
CAGAGCTTCGCGAGCGCGGGGGAGCAAGTTCAGCAAACCCAGGCGGCAGCTCCCGCGCCGTCGCCTGCCCCCATCATTCTGGCCGTCGACAGCATCGTTATCTTCGCCGACAAAAATCTCGAAGAATGTGTTAGGAGCCAGGACGGTATTCCCAAAGTGGGCCCGATTTACGCAAGCGACATGGCGAGGCTCACGAGCTTGAAGTGTGAATCCAAGAATATCACAAGCCTGAAGGGTTTGGAATACGCCGTCAATCTTACGGAGCTCCGGCTGTACAACACCAAGTCCATCCACGATCTTTCGCCGCTGCGCCACCTCATCAAACTCACTTTCCTGGATTTGCGCTCCTGCGGCGCAGACAGCGTGGGGCCACTCAGGCAGTTGACCAACCTGCAGACTTTGCTGCTCGCCGGCAACAAGATCGCAATAATCGATTCCCTGGCGTTACTGACCAACCTGACAAAGCTCGAGCTTTATGACAACCTAATCGACAGCGTCACCGCCCTCCGTGGCATGACAAAACTGACCTATCTGACACTCCACAAGAACCGAATTACTTCACTCGAGGGATTACAGGACAAGTTATCTTTGGCTACTCTGAGCCTTCATGACAACAATCTCACAGAACCACGTGGGGGCAATGTTCTCAATCCCCTGAGGTCACTAACGTCACTCACAGAGCTTTATCTCAACGATAATGCCGGTATCTCCAATCTCAATCCGCTGGATGAACTAACCAATTTGAAAATACTTTGGCTCAACAACACGGCAGTCAGAGTAATCAAGCCGCTGGAGAAATTGACCAAACTGACCGAGCTCTGGCTCAAAGGCTGCAAAATTGATTCACTCATTCATCTGCGCGATTTGGTGGATTTGAAGAAGCTGGACATTGCCAGCACCAATCTTCGTGGCCATGGCGAACTGCTTCAGCTTTATCGCTTGGATAAGCTCAACTTTCTTGGCTTGCGTGGGAACTCCAACATCACCGACGGCAAAGCTGTCTTCCGGCTCGCTCAGAATCTCGACAGTCTCGAATGCGAAGAAATCGACTGGGAGGACTGCTGCGGGATCGACGCATTTTTCACCAATCTAGCGCTGCTCGACTCGGTACAAGAAGCGCTTCAGCGCATGTATCCTGGCGGTTCGTTCGCGTGCATCGACGAAAAGGAGATCACACTCCTGGAATCTCTCCGCCTGAGACGCATCGACAGAGACACGGAGGAAGACACACTCGACGGCCTCGAATTCGCCACCAATCTTACCCATCTCGAGCTGCCGGGCAACGAGATTGTCGACCTCTCACCGCTGGACTCGCTGTACAACTTGAAAGTGTTGATCCTCGACAACAACAGAATCCAAAAGTTGGGACCATTGCACCAGCTCGACGGGCTTGATTCGCTTTCGCTGGCGGGGAATGTCATTGAGAGCATCGCTGCTCTCGGCACACTGACGGACCTGGAGTATCTGCGGTTGCGGCAAAACAGAATAGATTCCGCCATTGCGCTCGGAAAACTCACTCGCTTGCGCACGCTGGATTTGAGCCACAACCGGCTCAAATCCAGCACCGGTCTGGGCAACAAGCCACAGCTCGACAGCCTGCTGCTGGGAAACAATCACCTCGCTGAGTTGACTGATTTGGATAATTTGCCGACTTTGCGTTACCTGACGTTGAACGACGACAGTCTCGGTCACGAGGATCTCCTCCTCCTTTACGATCTGAAGGAGTTGCGCTATTTGAATCTCCGCGGTAACCAGCGCCTGACCAGCGGAAAGGAAATGCAAAAACTGGCTGATGAATTGCCACATCTGAATTGCGACACCATCATCTGGGATCATTGCTGCGGCATCGAGGAGTATTTCGTCTCCTTCCCCTTGCTGGAAGCAGTCAGAGCGACCTTGTCTCGCGCGGGCGACAGCACAGAGCACTGCATCAACAACGATGACATTCAGCGGCTGGACAGCCTCGATGCCAGCGGCCTCGCAATCACCAGCCTAGCCGGGCTGGAGTTTGCCAAAAACCTGGCGCAATTGAATCTCAGGCGGAACGACTTGCGCGACAGTGCGCTGGCGGCGTTGAGCGCCTTGCCCGGACTGCAAACCCTCGACCTGGGATTCAATCACTTGCAACGGCCCGAGGCGCTGCGGCCAATGAAACAGCTCTATCGCCTGAATTTGGAAAGCAATCAAATTGATACCGCTAGCGCGCTTGCGGAGCTAAGGCAATTGCGCACGCTGGATCTGAGCCACAACCAACTTAGATCCAGCACCGGTCTGGGCAACAAGCCACAGCTCGACACCCTGTGGCTGGGCAACAATCAGCTCACCGAGCTGACCGGCCTCGGCAACTTGCCAGCTCTGCGCCTTCTGGCGCTCAACGACAACCTTCTCGATCATGATGATCTCCCCTTTCTCTATCATCTCGACAAACTCGAGACGCTCGTGTTGCGCGGCAATTCCGGCATCAGTGATGGCAAGGCCGTCTTTTGGCTCGCCGACAGTCTCGACAGTCTCGAATGCGAAGGAATCGATTGGGAGGGCTGCTGCGGAGTCACCGCGTTTTTCGAGAATGACGCCCTGCTCGACTCGGTGAAACAGGCGCTGCAGCGCCAATATCCTGGTGGCTCGTTCGAGTGCATTGACGAAAAGGAGATCACACTCCTGGAATCTCTCCGCCTGAGACACATCGACAGAGACACGGAGGAAGACACCCTCGCCGGCCTCGAATTCGCCGTCAACCTCACGCATCTCGAACTGCCCAACAACGAAATTGCCGACCTCGCGCCGCTGGATTCGCTGTACGACTTGAAGGTGTTGATCCTCGACAACAACAGAATCCAACACATTGAGCCCCTGCACCAACTCGAAAACATCGACTCGCTTTCACTGGCGAATAATCAAATCGACGCTTTGACGGCCCTGGCGGGATTGACCGACTTGACCGGACTCGATCTGCGTGGCAACAGACTGGATACGCTTGATATCAGCGGCCTGTATGGTCTGACAAACTTGCGCTGGCTCGACCTGCGGGAAAATGCCGGCATTCAAGGCTGCGCTGGACGCAGCGCAATCGAAATTCTCCTTGACAAAGTGTCCAATCTTTCGCCGGACAGCGTTTGGTGGGACGGCAGGGAGGCGCGATGCAAGTTTCGCCCGCCTGCGATTACTTCCATCGAGATTGACCCGAAGCATGCGTATCTTTGTCAGGATGTCCATCTGGTAGTAACCGTGGTCGACGCTGATGGTGATCCGGTGTATCTGGCCATCGACTGGGGCGATGACCAGCAGGAGACCTTGGGGCCCAAGGCTGCCGGCTCGATTTTTTCACCGGCGCACGCCTACACTGGTGCCGGCACCTTTCGGGTGACGGCCATGGCGCGAGATGAAACTGGAATGGATTCTGAAAAAATCGAATCCACAACCGTCATCGTGCGCGCGCGCCCGGTCGCCGGCGTCGACTACAGCGAGAAAACGGGGTTGCATTTCTCCGACGCGCTGACAATCAGCCTGAAATCAGAGACGCCGGGAGCGGTGATATACTTCAAGCTCGACGGCAGCGATCCAAGCCGGCGTGATTCCGTTTATAGTGGGCCCTTGCGGTTCACTCCCCCCGCCAACGTGCTGATCAAGGCCAGGGCTTATCTTCTGCCGTGCGATTCCAGCGCGGTGACGGAGGCGAGCTATGCGCTTTTTCCGCTGCCGAAAATTTCTCCGCCAGCCGATACCATTGCCGGGGCGGGCGTGCCAATGACGGTTGTCACCACGATTCAAAATGATCATGACTCGCTGCAGCACACGCTGCACTATCGTGTTGGCGGTGATTCCCTCTATCAAAGCCTGTCCATGATCCGGGGAGTGGACGGCGCGATCTCCGACACGATTCCCGGCGGCGCCATTACCAGTCGTGGCCTGGAGTATTTCATCTCTACGGCATACGACAGCCAGTTGGCCACCTATCCTGAAGAGGAGGCGGCGGCCAAGCCGAAAGTCATGCGTGTGCGAACGCTGGCTCTGACGAGCAAATGGAGCACGGTCGATTCCGTTTATCAAATGATCTCGGTGCCGAATCAACTGCAAAAGATGTCGGCCAGGGAGGTTTTCAGGGAATACTTCAAAAAATTCCCGAATTATGACAAAAGGGACTGGCGCCTGCTGCGCTGGGTGGATGATGATACCCCCGGTGATCTCGACTATGCCGAGTATCCGAATGTCGACAGTCTAACGCCGGGCCTGGGATTCTGGCTTATTACGAAAGAGTCGCAACCGGCTATTGCCGTGGGCGAAGCCATCAGCCTTCCCACTGACACGACTTTCGAACTGGCGCTGCGCAAGGGCTGGAATCAAATCGGCACACCGTTCGACTTTGCGATCGACTGGCGAGAGGTCAAGAAGCCGGCAGGCATGGAGGCCGACACGCTTTGGGTCTATCGCTGCGATAATAAGGACGGAGATAAATCCTACTATCCTCTGCTCGATGCCCACATGAAGCCGTGGCAGGCCTACTTCGTAAAAAGCGAAGTTGATGCCGTACTCAAAATTCCGCCGCATGCGGCCACCAGGCCGGCGCAAAAATCAATTGGCCCGCTTGCGGCTGCGCGCGCTCTGCAACCAGGCGAGTGGCTGCTGCGTTTGTCCGCCAGCGCCGGCAATCATGTGGATCCCGACAACTATGCCGGTTGTCTGTCCACCGCGGCCGAGGGCAGGGATGCCCATGATTTCAGCGAGCCGCCCCTGCTGCCCGGTTTCGTTGCGCTTTCCTTCCTCCCTGACGAGCGGCAGCAAGACGCTCAACGCTACGCCGGTGATTTCCGCCCGCCGTCGGTCAACGGCAAGGCTTTCGATTTCGCAGTGAGCAACGCGCGCCGTGATGTGCCCATCATGCTTCGGTTGGAAGAGGCGTGGAATCTGCCGCAAGACTGGCAGGCCATGCTGCACGACGTGAGCACCGAGAGAACCGTCGTTCTGTCAAGCGGGGGCGAGTACATCTTCTATCTGCAAGGATCGCAACCGCACCGTTTCAAACTGGCGGTGGGAGCGGACGACTTTCTGCGGAACCAGGATCCCGGCTTTGCGCCTCTGCCGTCGCGGCCGGAGCTGTCGCAGAATTTTCCCAATCCCTTCAATCCCGCAACCACGGTGCGCTACAGTCTGCCAACCGCGGAATTCGTGCGAGTCAATGTCTATGATGGCACCGGCCGGCTGGTTCGAACGCTGGCGGAAGGCTGGCGCAGCGCCGGCCATTACACCGCAAAATGGGATGGCCGTGACGCTGCGGGCGGCCGGCTGGCCAGCGGCGTTTATTTCATTCGCATGGAAGCGGGCGCGGTGGTGGTGCGGCGCAAGGTGTTGCTGGCCAAGTAGCCATTGGATGACCGGCAGCCTCATCGGTACGAATGACTGCCCGGCAAACAAACGGTTTCAACGCAGTAACAGAAAACCGGGCATCGTGCTTGCCGCGCCGAAGGCCAGCACCCGTATTGACAATTGCGCCTGGAATCCCGCGTTCGCGAATTGGCCAATGACTGGGATTTCGAGGTTACCATGAAGAACATTCAACCATAGAAAGGAGTGTCACCCATGCCAAAGAAAATCCTGCAGCTCGTCGGTGACTTTGCGGAAGACTACGAAGTCATGGTGCCGTTTCAGGCGCTGCAGATGGTCGGGCATACCGTGCACGCGGTCTGCCCCGACAAAAAGGCGGGCGACAAGATTCGCACCGCCATTCATGATTTCGAGGGCGATCAAACCTACAGCGAGAAGCCCGGCCACAACTTCACGCTCAACGCCACCTTTGCCGATCTCAAAGCGGAAGACTACGATGCCCTGCTCATCTCGGGCGGCCGCGCGCCGGAGTACCTCCGCCTCAACAGCCGCGTGCTGGAGATCGTGCGTCACTTCTTCGAGACGAACAAGCCGGTGGCGGCGGTTTGTCACGGCGCGCAGGTGCTCACGGCCGCGGGCGTGGTGAAGGGCCGCAAGGTCTCGGCCTATCCCGCGGTCGGTCCGGAAGTCAAAATCGCCGGCGCCGAATATGCCAACATTCGCATCGATGACGCGGTGAAAGACGGTAACCTGGTGACGGCGCCCGCCTGGCCGGCGCATCCCGCCTGGCTGGCCAAATTTCTCGAAGTGCTGGGCACCCGCATCGAAGCGTGAATCGCGGCGCGCTGCGCCGTGCAGCAGCGTGTGAGCACTAAAGGGCACCTGGCCGCCGGCCGTGTGCCCTGTTGTGTGATCTCGCCTGATGGAACTGCAGCACTGACGTTGCGGCGCTGACGATTCTCCCGTGCTCCGTGACCTTGATTTGGGTGAGTGATTTCTGGTGTCATTCAGCCAGAAGGAATCCGGTGATGCCCTTGGCGCCGTGCTTAAATCATCAAAGGATCCTTGCTGGATGACAACGAGTGTGAATATAGTATTACTCCGGAAAAACTATCACAACCGCGAAGATTTTCACGAACCGCTAATTCACGCGAATGTACGCTAATTTTTTATTCGCGTTGATTAGCGTTAATTCGCGGTTGACAGATTTGGTTGCGGCAAGTTGCCGCGCTGCGCTCTTTCCGGTAACATTTCACTGGCTGCCCAGCTTCGCGGGCAGCACGCCGCGCACCGAGTTGCAGAGCAGAATCTCATCCGCAGCCCGCAGCTCATCGACCGGCAGAACCTTCTCGCTCAGCGGCAGCGTTTGCGTTGCCAGCAGATGCGCGCGGTAGATGCCCGGCAGAACGCCGCACGCCAGCGGCGGCGTGAAATAGCGCTCCCCTTTTTTGATGAGGACATTCGTGCGCGCGCCCTCCGTTACCTCTCCCTTCTCATTCTGAAAGATCACCTCGAAAAAGCCGGCGGCCACAGCCCGCTCCAGTTCACGATCATACAGCTCACGCTGGGTCGTCTTGTGAAACAGAAAACGATCAAGCGAATTCGTCCGGGCGCTGGCCAGTCGCACGGCAACCGGCACAACCGGCGGTGGCAGCGGGGCGTGAGTGAGGGTGATTTCGCCTTCGCGCGCGAGCGTCAAACGGACGCGGCAGGCGATGCCCTCGCGCCGGCAGATTGCAGGCTGCGCTGCCAGGCGGCGCCTGATTTCACCGGCGTCGCATCTGAAATCAAAATACGCCGCCGAATCCTGCAGCCGCTTGAGATGCGCGTCGAGCAGCAGCCAGCCCTCTTGCGGATCCCAGCGCAGCGTTTCGATCAGTTGAAAATCGGTGCCCGGCTCGCTGAGAAAGCGTGACTTCAACAGGCACTCACGGTACTCCGCCTCACTTTCCGAATCCCACACGATGCCGCTGCCGATGCCCATTTCTCCTGCGCCGCTGCGCGTATCCAGACTCACCGTGCGAATCGCGACGTTGAAGACGGCGCGGCGCCGGGGCGAAAAGAATCCGATGCTGCCGGTGTAGATGCCGCGCGGCTCCCGCTCCAGGGCGTGAATGATTTGCATGGTGCTCAGCTTCGGCGCACCGGTGATGGAGCCGCTGGGAAACAGGCAGCGCAGCAACTCGGGCACCGTGACGCCCGGCCGCAATTCTGCACTGATGTTGGAAGTGGCTTGCTGCACGGTTTCATAGCGCTCGATTTCAAAAAAATGCGGCACCGCCACGCTGCCGGTGAGCGCCAGCCGGCCGGCATCATGACGGAGCAAATCGACAATCATCAAGTTCTCGGCGCGGTTCTTTTCGGAATGCTGCAGCCACTGGCGCTGCTCCTCATCCTCGGCGAGTGTGCGGCCGCGGCGGGCCGTGCCTTTCATCGGCTTGAGGGTGAGGCGATCATCTGCAAGACGAAAGAACAGCTCCGGCGAAAAGGAGAGCAGAGCATGATCGCGCAACGCCACCAAAGCGGAATAACTCACGCGCTGGTTGTGGCGCAGGCGGCAATACAGCGCGGCCGGCGCCTGCGGCCAGGTAAACTTGAGTTTGAAAGTGAAATTGACTTGATAGGTGTCGCCGGCCGCGATTCGTTCCTTGATTTGTGTGAGAGCATGTTCGTAGTCATGCTCGGTGAGGTTGGGTTGGATGCCGGAAAGCCGGAATTGGGCGGCACCGGCATCATCCGCAGGCAATTGCTCGAGAATCTGCGGCAGCAGCTCATTCCCCTCAGTGAATTCTCCCTGCGCATGATCATAAATGAGTGGTTGCTCATAAATGCCAAACCACAACAGCGGCAGAGAAACATTCGCCGCCGGCGGCAGTCGTTCCTCGAAGGCATAGCCGGCTTCATAGGTCAGAAAGCCGGCGGCGTAATGGCCTTGCCGCAGCGCGTGCTCGACCTCCGCGAGTTTTGTTTCCACTTGCGCAAGCTCGTGGCAAGAGACTGTTGCCTGCGGGGCAGCGAAGAGAAAGCTGTGCTGATTGTCCGTGTCCCGGCGCGTCGTTTCAAGAAACACGGTGTCATGCCGGCCGGCAAGCCAGTGAATGAATTTCGGACGAAACTCGCCATGCGGCGTCACAAGGCGTGATGAAGTTGTCATTGTGACTTTCTAATGGTGGCATTGTGGCCGGGACATCGTAACGTGGGCTGCCAGCCTGCAAACGAAGGCAAGCTGGAATGGAGAAATACCATACTTCGTCAACTCTGCCACGCTGCAGAGCTTGAGCTTGCCCATGAGGTTGTGGCGAGGGCCGATGGTTTTGAAGTCCTCTGCCAGAGCAATCAACCGCAAAACCTCCAGCTCGCTGGCCTCGAATATTGCGGCAAGCACAGCAATCAGCCCCACTAAAACCGAAAGACAGGGCCACGGATGAACGCGGATGCGCACGGATTTCGTGTTTGGGCTTCATCCGTGTCGATCCGTGGCTAAAGCTCCTCACGCCCCTTCCTGAGTGATCATTTTCCGAATGGCGTAACGCAGGCGTCCAGCCTGCAAACGAAGACACGCTGGCAGCCTGCGCGACAATCTCCTCGCGGCCGTGGTATTTTTTCAGAGAAATACTATATCACATCCGCGGAAAAGTTGCAACGGGAGTTTTGCTTGATATTTCGCTGCCGCCGCGCTATTTTCGCAGGAGTCAATCGGTTTCGCCGGTTTCCGGCCGGCGACTGGCACATATTCGACAAAAAACCATGAAGCCACATCACCTCCACCAACTGCCCGCCGGCCTCAAGGATTATCTCTTCGAAGAGGCGCAGCGCCGGCGCGATGTCGAACACGCGATCACGGCCGCCTTGCGCCAGCAGGGTTATCGCGAAATCATCACACCGACCTTCGAGCATTGGGAAGTCTTTGCCGCCGCCGGCAGGAACGGCTGGCACGACAAGATCTACCGCTTCCTCGACCGCGAAGGCAATCTGGTGGCGCTGCGCTCGGATTTCACCGCGCAGGTGGCGCGCCTGGTGGCGCACAAACACGCCGCACTCACCTTGCCCTTGCGCTTGTTCTATTCCGGCAAAGTATTTCGTTTTGAAGAACTGCATGCCGGCCGCAGCCGCGAATGCTGGCAGGTGGGATTCGAATTGCTGGGTGAAACCGGATTGCAAGGCGACGTTGAAGCGGTCGCACTGGCGGCGCAAGCCCTGCGCGCGCTGCAACTGGGCGCGTTTCAGATCAACCTCGGAACCATCGGCTATTTCAACGGCATTGTGCTGGAAGCGCGGCTCACGCCGGAGCAACTCAATGAAATCAAGCGCCTGCTCAGCCACAAAGATGCTGACACGCTGAACGAGTTTCTGCTGCAGGTTGCGCCACCCTCTGCGGTCCGGCAGGCGCTCACCGGCCTGATGCAATGGCACGGCCGCCGCGACATTCTGGAGCAGGCGCGGGCAGCAGCGCCCAATGCGCAGGCGGGTGCAGCGGTTGATCATTTGACCGAGGTTTATGATCGCCTGGAGGCTCTGGGCTTGTCAGAGCACGTGGTCATCGATCTCAGCGAAGTGCAGGGCATGGGCTACTACAGCGGTATCATGATCAAAGCCTATGTGCCCGGACTCGGCTATGAGGTCGGCTCCGGCGGCCGCTATGATCATCTACTCTCACAGTTCGGCTACGATTGCCCGGCGGTCGGCTTCTCGTTCGACGTCGATCGGCTGGTGGAGGCGATGACAAGACCAGCGGGGTGAGATTCTCATTCAACTCTTACTCTTACTCCTACTCCTACTCCTACTCTTACTCGCATTTCCATTGGCGCAGTGGGAGTTAGAGTAGGAGTAGGAGTAAGATTAAGAGTAAGAGCAAAACCACTTGGCACCCGGCTATGCCAGACAACACAGACATAACTCTCGCCCTCGCCAAAGGCAAGCTCTTCGCGCCGGCGGTGGCACTGCTGCAGCGTGCCGGCCTGGTCGCCAACGCGGAACTGTTTCGCTCGCGGCGCTTGCGTTTTGATTCCGACGCGCACCCGGCTTTTCACTTTCTGCTGGTGAAAAACAGCGATGTGCCGACTTATGTCGAGTATGGCATCGCCGATGCCGGCATTGCCGGGCTGGACGTGCTGCTGGAAAGCAGCGCGGAAGTGGATGCGCCGTTGAATCTCAAGATCGGGCGCTGCCGGATTGCGGTAGCGGGCCGGCCGGAAGACGCAGGCAAGGGCTACATTCTGCAATCGCAATTGCGCGTGGCGACCAAATATCCGCGCCTCACGCGCGAGTATTTTGCCGGCCGTGGTGCGCAGGTGGAGATCATCAAACTCGACGGCTCGGTGGAGCTGGCGGTGCAGGTGGGGCTAGCCGATCGCATCGTCGATCTCGTGGAAACCGGCGAGACGCTGCGGCAAAACGGCCTGCTCATCCACGAAACCATCGGCGAGAGCACGGCGCGCTTGATCGTCAACAAAGCGAGCCACAAGCTCAAACTGGCAGCGATCACCGATCTCATCAATCGTTTGCGAAAGGCGGTGCATGAGAATTCTTCACGCTGAGACGCCACAGGACTGGCAGGAATTGCGCCGGCTCTTCGCGGTCGACTATGCCGCTGAGGATCGGGTGGAGGCCGCAGTGCGTGAGATCATCACGGCGGTGCGGCAGCGCGGCGATGAGGCCGTATGCGAATACACCCGGCGCTTCGACGGCCTCGCTCTGAAGCCGCAGGAGCTGGCGGTGCCGCAACACTCCTGGCTGGCGGCACAGCAGCAGATCAGCGCGGCAGCACTGGCGGCGTTGCAAGCCGCAGCACAGAACATCACGGCGTTTCATCAACATCAGCGCGAAACCGATTGGGAGTTCGAGCGCGAAGGTGTGCGGCTGGGAGAGCGGGTGGTGCCGCTGGCTGCCGCTGGCCTTTATGTGCCGGGCGGCCGCGCGTTATATCCTTCGAGTGTGCTGATGCTGGGGCTTCCCGCGCGCCTGGCGGGCGTGCGCCGTGTGGTGATGGTGACCCCGCCGCGCGCCGGCGGCCTCGATCCGCACGTGTTGGCGGCCGCGGCGCTGGCGGGCGTACACGAGATCTATCAAGCCGGCGGGGCGCAGGCCATCGCAGCGCTGGCATTCGGCACGCAATCCCTTGCGGCGGTGGACAAAATCGTGGGGCCAGGCAACAGCTTTGTGACGGCGGCGAAACGGCAAGTCTTTGGACAAGTCGGCATCGACAGCCTGGCAGGTCCCAGCGAGATTGCAATTCTCGCGGATGACAGCGCCAATCCCGAATGGGTGGCGCGCGACTTGATTTCCCAACTCGAACACGATGTCGAGGCCAAAGCGGTGCTGGTCACCGACGCGAGGACATTGGCGGAACGTGTGAGCAGGCGCGTTGCAGAACTTGCCGGACGCGTGGCGCGCGCGCCGATCGTCGCGGCAGCGGCGCAACGATTCGGCGTGGCATTCGTGGTGCGTTCGCTGGCAGAGGGAATTGCGGCGATCAATGCAATTGCGCCCGAGCATTTGGAAATCATGACGCGCGCACCGCGGGCAGTGGCGGCAGCGATCACCAGCGCCGGCGCCATTTTTCTGGGCTCTCATTCTCCCGTGCCCATGGGTGATTATGTCGCCGGCCCCAATCACACGCTGCCGACGGGCCGTTCGGCGCGTTTTGGCTC
This genomic interval carries:
- a CDS encoding leucine-rich repeat domain-containing protein, yielding MKAKIILALLAGAVLALRLPAQSFASAGEQVQQTQAAAPAPSPAPIILAVDSIVIFADKNLEECVRSQDGIPKVGPIYASDMARLTSLKCESKNITSLKGLEYAVNLTELRLYNTKSIHDLSPLRHLIKLTFLDLRSCGADSVGPLRQLTNLQTLLLAGNKIAIIDSLALLTNLTKLELYDNLIDSVTALRGMTKLTYLTLHKNRITSLEGLQDKLSLATLSLHDNNLTEPRGGNVLNPLRSLTSLTELYLNDNAGISNLNPLDELTNLKILWLNNTAVRVIKPLEKLTKLTELWLKGCKIDSLIHLRDLVDLKKLDIASTNLRGHGELLQLYRLDKLNFLGLRGNSNITDGKAVFRLAQNLDSLECEEIDWEDCCGIDAFFTNLALLDSVQEALQRMYPGGSFACIDEKEITLLESLRLRRIDRDTEEDTLDGLEFATNLTHLELPGNEIVDLSPLDSLYNLKVLILDNNRIQKLGPLHQLDGLDSLSLAGNVIESIAALGTLTDLEYLRLRQNRIDSAIALGKLTRLRTLDLSHNRLKSSTGLGNKPQLDSLLLGNNHLAELTDLDNLPTLRYLTLNDDSLGHEDLLLLYDLKELRYLNLRGNQRLTSGKEMQKLADELPHLNCDTIIWDHCCGIEEYFVSFPLLEAVRATLSRAGDSTEHCINNDDIQRLDSLDASGLAITSLAGLEFAKNLAQLNLRRNDLRDSALAALSALPGLQTLDLGFNHLQRPEALRPMKQLYRLNLESNQIDTASALAELRQLRTLDLSHNQLRSSTGLGNKPQLDTLWLGNNQLTELTGLGNLPALRLLALNDNLLDHDDLPFLYHLDKLETLVLRGNSGISDGKAVFWLADSLDSLECEGIDWEGCCGVTAFFENDALLDSVKQALQRQYPGGSFECIDEKEITLLESLRLRHIDRDTEEDTLAGLEFAVNLTHLELPNNEIADLAPLDSLYDLKVLILDNNRIQHIEPLHQLENIDSLSLANNQIDALTALAGLTDLTGLDLRGNRLDTLDISGLYGLTNLRWLDLRENAGIQGCAGRSAIEILLDKVSNLSPDSVWWDGREARCKFRPPAITSIEIDPKHAYLCQDVHLVVTVVDADGDPVYLAIDWGDDQQETLGPKAAGSIFSPAHAYTGAGTFRVTAMARDETGMDSEKIESTTVIVRARPVAGVDYSEKTGLHFSDALTISLKSETPGAVIYFKLDGSDPSRRDSVYSGPLRFTPPANVLIKARAYLLPCDSSAVTEASYALFPLPKISPPADTIAGAGVPMTVVTTIQNDHDSLQHTLHYRVGGDSLYQSLSMIRGVDGAISDTIPGGAITSRGLEYFISTAYDSQLATYPEEEAAAKPKVMRVRTLALTSKWSTVDSVYQMISVPNQLQKMSAREVFREYFKKFPNYDKRDWRLLRWVDDDTPGDLDYAEYPNVDSLTPGLGFWLITKESQPAIAVGEAISLPTDTTFELALRKGWNQIGTPFDFAIDWREVKKPAGMEADTLWVYRCDNKDGDKSYYPLLDAHMKPWQAYFVKSEVDAVLKIPPHAATRPAQKSIGPLAAARALQPGEWLLRLSASAGNHVDPDNYAGCLSTAAEGRDAHDFSEPPLLPGFVALSFLPDERQQDAQRYAGDFRPPSVNGKAFDFAVSNARRDVPIMLRLEEAWNLPQDWQAMLHDVSTERTVVLSSGGEYIFYLQGSQPHRFKLAVGADDFLRNQDPGFAPLPSRPELSQNFPNPFNPATTVRYSLPTAEFVRVNVYDGTGRLVRTLAEGWRSAGHYTAKWDGRDAAGGRLASGVYFIRMEAGAVVVRRKVLLAK
- a CDS encoding DJ-1/PfpI family protein, yielding MPKKILQLVGDFAEDYEVMVPFQALQMVGHTVHAVCPDKKAGDKIRTAIHDFEGDQTYSEKPGHNFTLNATFADLKAEDYDALLISGGRAPEYLRLNSRVLEIVRHFFETNKPVAAVCHGAQVLTAAGVVKGRKVSAYPAVGPEVKIAGAEYANIRIDDAVKDGNLVTAPAWPAHPAWLAKFLEVLGTRIEA
- the pabB gene encoding aminodeoxychorismate synthase component I, whose amino-acid sequence is MTTSSRLVTPHGEFRPKFIHWLAGRHDTVFLETTRRDTDNQHSFLFAAPQATVSCHELAQVETKLAEVEHALRQGHYAAGFLTYEAGYAFEERLPPAANVSLPLLWFGIYEQPLIYDHAQGEFTEGNELLPQILEQLPADDAGAAQFRLSGIQPNLTEHDYEHALTQIKERIAAGDTYQVNFTFKLKFTWPQAPAALYCRLRHNQRVSYSALVALRDHALLSFSPELFFRLADDRLTLKPMKGTARRGRTLAEDEEQRQWLQHSEKNRAENLMIVDLLRHDAGRLALTGSVAVPHFFEIERYETVQQATSNISAELRPGVTVPELLRCLFPSGSITGAPKLSTMQIIHALEREPRGIYTGSIGFFSPRRRAVFNVAIRTVSLDTRSGAGEMGIGSGIVWDSESEAEYRECLLKSRFLSEPGTDFQLIETLRWDPQEGWLLLDAHLKRLQDSAAYFDFRCDAGEIRRRLAAQPAICRREGIACRVRLTLAREGEITLTHAPLPPPVVPVAVRLASARTNSLDRFLFHKTTQRELYDRELERAVAAGFFEVIFQNEKGEVTEGARTNVLIKKGERYFTPPLACGVLPGIYRAHLLATQTLPLSEKVLPVDELRAADEILLCNSVRGVLPAKLGSQ
- the hisZ gene encoding ATP phosphoribosyltransferase regulatory subunit; this encodes MKPHHLHQLPAGLKDYLFEEAQRRRDVEHAITAALRQQGYREIITPTFEHWEVFAAAGRNGWHDKIYRFLDREGNLVALRSDFTAQVARLVAHKHAALTLPLRLFYSGKVFRFEELHAGRSRECWQVGFELLGETGLQGDVEAVALAAQALRALQLGAFQINLGTIGYFNGIVLEARLTPEQLNEIKRLLSHKDADTLNEFLLQVAPPSAVRQALTGLMQWHGRRDILEQARAAAPNAQAGAAVDHLTEVYDRLEALGLSEHVVIDLSEVQGMGYYSGIMIKAYVPGLGYEVGSGGRYDHLLSQFGYDCPAVGFSFDVDRLVEAMTRPAG
- the hisG gene encoding ATP phosphoribosyltransferase, with the protein product MPDNTDITLALAKGKLFAPAVALLQRAGLVANAELFRSRRLRFDSDAHPAFHFLLVKNSDVPTYVEYGIADAGIAGLDVLLESSAEVDAPLNLKIGRCRIAVAGRPEDAGKGYILQSQLRVATKYPRLTREYFAGRGAQVEIIKLDGSVELAVQVGLADRIVDLVETGETLRQNGLLIHETIGESTARLIVNKASHKLKLAAITDLINRLRKAVHENSSR
- the hisD gene encoding histidinol dehydrogenase; amino-acid sequence: MRILHAETPQDWQELRRLFAVDYAAEDRVEAAVREIITAVRQRGDEAVCEYTRRFDGLALKPQELAVPQHSWLAAQQQISAAALAALQAAAQNITAFHQHQRETDWEFEREGVRLGERVVPLAAAGLYVPGGRALYPSSVLMLGLPARLAGVRRVVMVTPPRAGGLDPHVLAAAALAGVHEIYQAGGAQAIAALAFGTQSLAAVDKIVGPGNSFVTAAKRQVFGQVGIDSLAGPSEIAILADDSANPEWVARDLISQLEHDVEAKAVLVTDARTLAERVSRRVAELAGRVARAPIVAAAAQRFGVAFVVRSLAEGIAAINAIAPEHLEIMTRAPRAVAAAITSAGAIFLGSHSPVPMGDYVAGPNHTLPTGRSARFGSPLRVADFCKHLSMIEYSAEAFQRDGSAVETLAVIEGLPNHAEAVAARKA